The Anaeromyxobacter sp. Fw109-5 genomic interval AGCTTCACGCAGCTCGCCGCGAACACGCGGGCGCTGCTCGTGTCGCTGGGGATCTCGCGCTCCGCGGTCGTGGGGCACTCCATGGGCGGGATGCTCGCAGCGCGCTACGCGCTCGACTACCCGGAGGCGACCGAGCGGCTCGTGCTCGTGAACCCCATCGGCCTCGAGGACTACGCCGCGCTCATCCCTCCCCGCACCGTGGACGACTGGTACGCCCAGGAGCTGAAGCAGAACCCGGAGCAGGTCCGCGAGTACCAGCGGAAGGCCTACTACGACGGTGCGTGGAAGCCCGAGTACGAGGAGCACACCAGGCTCCTCGCCGGCTGGACGCTTCACCCGGAGTGGCCGCGCATGGCGTGGATCTCCGCCCTCACGTACGACATGGTGTTCACCCAGCCGATCGTGCCGCACCTCGGCCGCGTGCGCGTGCCCACGCTGCTCGTCATCGGGCTGCGGGATCGCAGCGCGCCGGGACGGCCGCTCGCCGCTCCCGAGGTGCAGAAGACCATGGGCGACTACACGCGGCTCGGGAAGGACACGCAGCGGCGCATCCCGGGCGCGGCGCTCGTCGAGCTCCCGGGGGTCGGTCACGTCCCGCAGGTCGAGGCGTTCCCCGCGTTCGAGAAGGCGCTGCTGGAGTTCCTCCGCTGAGCGCAGCC includes:
- a CDS encoding alpha/beta fold hydrolase translates to MAPSPFRRLTARCAVPLGIFLLVLVAGCRTARGPGGDAALDGAGEQGADAAAPAAAAATPAGAIDPEAGAFQYPYPVSYFPLISQRQQLRMAYIDAMPAAPNGRTVMLLHGKNFHAGTWATTIASLNRAGFRVIAPDQIGFGKSSKPERYQFSFTQLAANTRALLVSLGISRSAVVGHSMGGMLAARYALDYPEATERLVLVNPIGLEDYAALIPPRTVDDWYAQELKQNPEQVREYQRKAYYDGAWKPEYEEHTRLLAGWTLHPEWPRMAWISALTYDMVFTQPIVPHLGRVRVPTLLVIGLRDRSAPGRPLAAPEVQKTMGDYTRLGKDTQRRIPGAALVELPGVGHVPQVEAFPAFEKALLEFLR